The Rhodamnia argentea isolate NSW1041297 chromosome 10, ASM2092103v1, whole genome shotgun sequence sequence ACCAACTTGGCCTTCCTTTCCTCGTATGTCAACTTCCTCAAATTGAATCTGGCAAGAAAAGAAGATTAGTCTGTCGGTACATGGATCTCTGCAGAACTTTATAGATCAAGAAAATAGAACATGCAGATGCCAACAATTTCAAACGACTCTCACGGAAACCAAAACAAACCATAAAGGAAATTCCATCACTCTAAAGCAATGAACAAAACGCAgcaagaaattatttctaaatagAGTGAGAATTACTATTCTTGCAAAGCAAAAAAGTCCTTAATTTAGTGAAAAAGATTTAATAATTATACAATTCCTCGAGATTTTAAAATCTAGCAAACTTTAGGCACaagtaaaaatattaaaaagcaCAACACCCAGAACAATATTAAAAGTTCCACGgtttttttttcgtcactatATTATATGCCCCTACCTCTTATGTTCCTTAGGAGGTTGCTTGTCAGTTTTCTTCATACTAGGATCAGCACGAATAGCGGCGTGAACTTTCTTGTACAACCCTTCCAGGTCATCTGCCTCAAGTCCTTTTTTGATGTACTCACAGAAGTGAGACTGATACTTCTCAGGTTCATCTTCCATCAATGTCTGAATAAACATGCAAACATACAAGAGAAATTTAGCTCGCCTCCAGACAGGGAGGAGAATGAAGGGATGGAACATCAGAATTGCAAAAAAGCACAATTACCCTCATGTAAGCAGCAACATGCCCACCATAGATGTACTTGCGATGAACATCTGCATCGAGCTGCTTACTGTCCTTTGAGAAACCAGCAAATCTCTTGTCACTGTGTGGAATATCCAAACCACCATCCAATGCTCcctgaagaaaaagaagatgcacGTGAATATTTCCAGACATACAATCTGGAGCATATAGAAACACGATTCTCTGTCAGCATATTAGGTGCGCAAGAAGATACAGGCATGGGAAACAATTACCATACCTTGAGTGCACCAAAAACACGGTTTCCAGTGGTGGTTCTCACAAGACCAACATCAAGAAGAGCTCGGAATGGCCTCCTGGTCTCGGCAGGCTCAACTGAGAAATCCTCTCCAGTTGCCTGAGAACAACAAAAATGGAACTTACTTAAGTCAAAATGGTTCATCAAGAAAATAGACAATCATGTGGAATAAATATACCTCAACATTGCCCTCATATTCTTGGTCCATTTCAAGCATTTTCAAAACCCGACGAGCCAAGAGGAGTCCAGTGCAATATGCTAATCCATTGAAAAGACGGAAATATTTAGCCAAAGAGGCCAAATGTATATGCTGATAAAAGAGCCTAACAAGCTTATGTGCCAGCAGGAAATGAGTATGCACGTGTCAGataaagggagagagagcagaacTGAAACAAACAAGGACATACCAGCTGCGTAGTTCGTCAGACCAACTTCAAGCCCatagcgaggcagctcatgggAATAAGCTGCAGCAAGTACAAGATCTCCAGCAATGCTAGCAGATATTATTTGCGCAACAATATACTTGTTGGACTACAAAAAGGTTAAGGTTCCAAATCTGCTATGTATGAGACAAGAAAAGATACAGCATTCTATTCTTATCTGAAAACTTTTCATGGATTCGTCCGTTCACCAAAAACTTTTTACATTCCTACAATAAACCCACCAATGAAAAGTGCCAACCAAATTATAGGATACAAAGCGCACCACGAAGCGATACTTGGGAGTGTTGTACTTATTTTTGTCTTGATTAATCAGGCGAATTCTAGCCCTATAGTCAGTCTTCCCATCTGCACAGCCACAGGGAGAACATTTCAGTAACAGCTGAATAATGCTAATCACATGCAACTTCCACCGATGAGGACTTGATCCTATACCTCTCCTTCTCTTATACTTCACCTGGTACCTCTTAAAGTAAGCCTTGCTCTTCTGGGCCTTGACAAATGCCTGATACACAGTGAAGGGGTATGTCTCATCAGACagggaaaaaagaggaaacagaACATTCGATAAAAACGCTGAGAACTAAACATGGTAAACGACTCCACATAGAAGCCATAAGGTTTTTAAAAAACTCATCATTACGAATACCACTCGAAAAAACCGATCTTTACACTAGCTACGCCCCTTCGATCAAATAAAACTCGTCAAATGTTCCCCGATCAGATGCACTAAGAGAAGACGCCAATCACACAAAACACACGCCAAATCGAATGAATCGCAAATCTATACAAAAGCTGCTGCCACAAAAACAAGAACATCCATTCCACGCCAAGTTAAGAAGAGACGGCAATGAGCAACAATCCAAAGGACACGCCTTCACGAAGTTCAATCTCCGAACGACCGAATGAACAAGAAACAGTAATCTACAGTCGGCCACTACTCGGATTCTTTTCGCACTCTAAACGGCTACTCAACCTTAAACCAACCAATCCAGTTGCCCTGGAAACTCTATGCTCGACCTTTCCGAGGAACCGAAACAACTACAGCGCACGAACCagcaaagctaccagaagaagagaaaacctAAAACAGTTTCTGAGAGTTGAAGGTTTTTCGAACTCACCATTGCCGCGGCGGACTTAGAACTCTGGAAGAGAAGAGAAACGAGGGGACGGCAGAGTGACAGAGAGGAAGGGAGACTTATAAAGCTAAGGCAGTTGCAAACCCTAGAAGATATCATGTacgatggacggctgagatttaCTCACCAGCTAGAGATGTCGCCGGTGAAATTGGAGATGCATAATGAGGTTATTTTTGTAACTTTGTTAGGCCGAAGCATTTTCGTAGAgtttagtcaattttttttaataggtaaaatgacacaaataatccataaaatttgatcaaatgtgcaatatcgtctcTAAactgtttatttatttaatctAATCCCTGAACTCTTGATGATCGTCCAATCTAATACctagattatttgaaaatataaacGGAATTTGCTAATTTGGCTTTTAACTTGACAAAGTTTGAATGGTAGAGAAAAATACAGTGTTACACGTGTGTTATTCACGTAAGACATTCAACGCAAATTCGGATATGACAGCcattgttataaaaaaaaacatggataatcatttttctaaattgaacaagttaaatGAATTAAAGCTATCATATTATAACCGAGTTGAATATCTTACGTGGATAATCCAAGTGTAACTTTTTTTGTCTACCATTCAAATTTACCAAaaccagccaattttgtttatttgagtTAAGAAAGTATACtattagatatttttttatagttcgGGGATAAAATTGAACATAGAttaaagttcatagaccacattgtacaaattaaaaatgtaaaagtGGTATTGCATAATGTGCTAAAGTTCACGGACTACgtcgaacaaatcaaaagtaaaTCGGCGACATTACATAATAAGCAAAAGTTCacagatcacattgaacaaattaaaatttgataaCGAGAATGCCTAGTGAGCTAATATAGAAATCGTTTATGTAATTATCCCTTTGTCAAATCAAACATTTTATCAACCTATACCATAAAGCAAATCCACTGGGGTCCACAACTTGATGTAAACGTGATCTTCCTCAATTTAAACTCCACCCCGAACCCATCCAAGCAAATCTACTTGAGAGAGCAGAAATTTCAGAGTCAACTCCTACGTTCGTCCAAAGACGGGACAATTGAAGCGACCATTGTCAACCTCAAACATTTGCTCAAAATTCTCATTCTTGCCCATGCTTTACATCAACATAAATTACGATGACACCACCCACCCGAGTGGCGCAGCGGgcttgcgcactcttcctctcgcaaaaggtcgagtgttcaaatcccagaggcgtcgcagggtgacttacccggtggcacgtgtatggtggctagcacgtgttgcccccggggtttaccccccgattgccggccgtgcgggggttccccgggtcataaaaaaaaaaaaaaaaaaaaaaacataaattacgATGGCGTGTTAAAATAAGATGGTAAATATCATATCGAAACGTAATAATTTAGGTAGTCAAAAGTAAATTATCAATTGAATCTGTAGATATTTCACATCTGAAATTTGAACTTAAATATCTTTCACATGATCATATGATATAAATTTACCTTTTGTACTAAATGAAAGCACAAGCGTGTGCTTTTTTCTAATCTATAGAATGATgtaatgcaaaaaaatttcttgagaaTTGCATCTAAGAGTGATAGAATTCGAACAAGAGTTTGATATAGAGGTTTAGAGAGTtagatggacggctgagattgattcaaCAACAAGGGGTTTATCATTGGTGTAATTGAAGGAATATGATAAGGTCATTTTGGTAACTTTACAAGGTAAATGGATTTTAGTAAATTACTGCAATTTTTTCGATcaacattttatcaatttatgccACCAAACAAACACAAAGAGACTTTTCAACCTCAATCTTTTAGACAAATTCTCATTCTTGGACATGCTTTACGTCAACATAAATAACAATGACATTTGATaatgaaatgaagaaaaaaaatcgtatCGAAACGTAAAAATTTAATCAGTCAAAAAAACTTTATCAATTGGTCACATGACtatttcttttacctttttttacaAGCACACTcacttatttttctttacttttaacctttttcctaatttatataaatataaaataatgaattattaAAGGTGATACATACGACTTTAAGACTCcgtttatttctcgaaaattgaatgatttgaaaaataatttggaaaaaatcatttatatcacttaaaataattggtCAATGTAAAATATcttcatcatccatgaaaatatttaaaaataaatagtcGTTgataatgataatttttttcattcactaattatttcaagcaacgTGAAtaattattttacaaaatatatTATGAATTATTTATTCTTCGCGAAATAAGCGGAGTCTAAATTGTAAAAGATCGAGTATTCTACTTGCGAGAGTATTCTCCTGAGTCGCGATACTCTCCACTCATTTTGCTTGGAACCAAGAGTTGTACTTCGCTCATTCAATACCTTAAGTTTtctccaataaaaaaattacttttaatgaaCTGTAAGACTTTGTAACATAATAATCATTGAAAATTCTGACATTTTTAGTAACTCTTCCTATTAACTTTTCTTTGCTCAATATTAACTCTTCCACCTATATCTCAAATTAGCACctattctttttgaaaatttccaaattgagCCTCTATTTGTAGAGAAAAGAGAATTAGAGGCCGTGTAAGAAAAGTGAATTTACaaaacaaaagttcaaaatttgcCCACACTTAAGGAATTGGCATCATATGAACTCCTTCATGTGGAATCTATTTGTCACTTCTCTATTTACTTGAATTAAagatggttaaataattaacaataATTCCTTTTGAGtggaaataataaataaatttagtgCATCAGTAAATTGCAATTCCACGTGTCTTTGATATTTATATCATAGTTtgactttttctcctttttactGGGTCTGCCAATTAGTCTAAAAATTCGAAGTATATATAATTCATCTTCATTACatgcgcgcatggcaacactcctactctagaaatcaatttctggctagaagctgattttctattttcgcttttgagcagaagttgatttctttacTTCtgaagagaagtaaatttttctttacttttgaaGAGTGgcttcaaaattatttatggggcaaaaaaatgctccagtattaaaaaaatgaagttgtgtaaccaaataaatttctgttctaaaagttgctttaaaaaatgaatttctgctccaattTTATGTTTTAACAATAGCAGGATTCTTCGAGTTGAATGGAATAAACAGTGAAAATAAGATTTGCGTATGCACTTAAGCGAGTGTGCAAAGGCTAGTATAATatgattaaattttaattttatttcattcaaAATAGGGAGATTTGTGTAAAATAAGTTGCACAATTTGTCGAACAATTTATGCTAAAATACATATTTAAATTCTAGGCCAATGGAAAAATTTACATTCGTACAATGGCTAAGGTTATAATGTGACAACTATTGCAGTTAAAAATGCTGGATTTAGTAACTTTCAGCCCAAAAGAAATAATGTTAAATTTATTACAACTTAAGTAACTTTGTCATATGTAAGGGTCCATAATTATAAGCAGCTTTTCCCTAGCCAATAACTTTTTCTACGAAAAATGTCGGCATGTACATATTAGTATCTTGGTATATCTTCTATTGATTAGTTACTTTGAATTATTAAAGGTAATTTCCGACCAACCTACAGTTAAGACTTTCCACCGTTACTTTTTATACTGAAAAGTAGTTTTAAATATCTCAGTGATACTTCTCAATGGAGAAAACTGCAAAAACCATCTTGAGTTTCTCGCACCATATCAAATATCCATCTAACCTCGAATGCAACTTCCTTTGAAGTTGCACGTGCTATGTTCAGTGTTCACTCatttatcaattttcttttttttttttaacaaactaCCCTTGCCACCAAAAGAATTTCCCCACAAGCCCTAATTGGCCCTCCTCTCTCCGccatctctctccttcctcACTACCTCCCGACTGCCAAGCCAACCACCATTGCGACCGTCATCAACCTCAGATTTGAGGCCGCCGCTAATATGGCCAGATGGAGCTAGGAAGACCGACTCGGACCAAATCGGGTCCCTCATGGCCATAACCTAAATAACACCGACACCAACTCACAACacatcatttataaaaaaaaaaaaaaaaaaaataaacaatttcgaCACTGTCGTATAtttaccatatatatataaatattagctatgaatttttgcttcttcttaacttgagtatatatattttcgaaaaatttacattttgacacataatttattaaaaatgcttaaaattaactCCGTGAACGTCGAAATAATGTCTCGAGATGATGAACTCACACGTTGCTAACATGTCTGGAGTGCTGGCCATGCGTTGACTGCATGTCGAAACATGTCGAACATGACACAAAGACAAGAATATCGGTGCTTCTTAGGCCATAAACCAAGGAGACCTGTGAGGTCTTTTCAGAGCTTGCATGGCCACCAGGCGTTCATCACAGAGCTCGCAGGGCTCGGGCGAGCCTCGTGAGGCCATACTCCAGGCTGGCGTTAGTCCATGGGCGACCATCGTTAGTGATCCATCAGTCACTAGATCCTGGAAAATTGTAGAAGCGCCCAGAGTTAGAACAGGTTTTATAACATACTCAATAGTCCTCAAGAATAAAAACAAGTCATGCCTCCAACACTCGCATTCCTCAAAAAATACTTAATTTTCTTAGTCCGATGAGGTTCGGCTCCCCATCAAATAGCTTAGCGAAAGAAATTTCCGTAACTATGTTTAACGTATACAAGATAAACCCATACACAGAAATGACGCCCCAGTCGGCAGGTAGCACAGTGATACATCCTAATATTACAACAACACAGGGACggtggaaaaaatagaaaaccaaTTGCAACCAAAACCAAAAATCTCGACAAACATATGAGGTGATTCAAACAGCCGCAAGGCTGCCCCACTTTCCCATTTCGTATTGATCAGCATAGTGATACAACTTTACTCTATTCAACAACGATAACCCGGCGGCCAATGGGGAAGTCCTAAAGTTGGGGTCTTCCTGTTCAGCAGGGTCATCAACAAATGCGGTGACATCGCCGAGAAGTCTGAATGTTACTCGGCGTGCTTGGATCTTTCTATGGAAGTCGAAGTACATGGCAGTGCCAGGTTTCGCCTCGGGCAACTGATATTCTCCTATGGTCACCATTTTGTTGGAGTCCTGGAACAAATTGTTCTCTAGTTAAAACTAAAGTACGGGGAAGTAGATACATAGATAtttacatacaaaaaaaaacaaaaaagaagaagcaagaaaCCATCTGAAAAGCTGTCACCAAATCCCAGCACGCATGCGTGcatatgtgagagagagagagagagagaacacatACCTGAAGAATATTTTGAACCAAACAAGCACATGAACAAAGTGAACACAAATTAAAGACAAGTATGAAAAAAGGAGATACTCCAAATATAGACGAATCCAAACACTAAAGCACAGAAGACACAGAAGCATGCCACATGAAATGGAGAAGCAAGTGTACATCAAGGGTGTGGAATGGCAATTTTAAAGGTACCTGGACGGCAGAAACTTGTACATATAGCACAGCTGGAGAGATGTATCTCTCGTCCATTAATGTCAATGCATCCTGGGTATATGCATCTGGAAGCGGCGAAT is a genomic window containing:
- the LOC115739118 gene encoding 60S ribosomal protein L5 translates to MISSRVCNCLSFISLPSSLSLCRPLVSLLFQSSKSAAAMAFVKAQKSKAYFKRYQVKYKRRRDGKTDYRARIRLINQDKNKYNTPKYRFVVRFSNKYIVAQIISASIAGDLVLAAAYSHELPRYGLEVGLTNYAAAYCTGLLLARRVLKMLEMDQEYEGNVEATGEDFSVEPAETRRPFRALLDVGLVRTTTGNRVFGALKGALDGGLDIPHSDKRFAGFSKDSKQLDADVHRKYIYGGHVAAYMRTLMEDEPEKYQSHFCEYIKKGLEADDLEGLYKKVHAAIRADPSMKKTDKQPPKEHKRFNLRKLTYEERKAKLVERLNALNSAAGMDDDDEEDDE